The DNA segment AACGACTTCACGTTGACGAGTTGCGATTTGAGGGTGTCGCTGAGCGCGGCCGCCTGTTGCGCGATCGTGGTGCCGCCGAGAAAGATGATGCCGGCAAGCGCCCCGGCCAACACCAGGCAGACGATAGCGAGCCGCAACGGCTGCGGCCATCCGACTAGTCGGCCGAGCTGGTGGGTCAGCGCGTTGAGCGTCACGCCGAGCAAGGCGCCTGAAAAGATCAGAAATAGCGCCGCCGCAAACGACCAGGCGAACAGCAACAGACTCGCGAAGGCCACGGTGGCGATGCCGCCGACGGCAATCGCCCAGGTGAGGTCGCTTCTGGTTTGACGACGGTCATCCGATGGCTGCGGCACGATTCCCATTTTCCTGTTTTCAGGCTCACTCTTTCGTCAAAAGCTGCCCACGATCAAGCCATCCGAGCTGTTTGTCGCCGCCACTTGGGCGCTTCGGGCTGTCCGCCAGCGCGGAATGAAAGCATTGCAGACCTGCTTGGCCGTGGAAAGCCGTTCCAAAATGTTGATCCGGCGCAGCAGCAAGTGCATTATCTTAAGCTTCGAACGGTTCGCGAGACGGAAAGGGTATGAAGAAGCCAGTTGTCGGTGTGATTGGGAATGCCCACCGCCTTGAAGGTCGTTTTGACGTCCAGGCGGTCGGGGTGCGAAACCTTCGTGCCATCGCGCAGGTGGCAGGCGCCTTGCCCCTGATATTTGCCGGCTGTCCCGAGATTACCGACGTTCCGGCCTTGCTCGACGTGGTCGACGGCATCGTGCTGACCGGCGCGCGGGCCAACGTCCATCCGACCCGCTTCAAGACCGAACCCCATATCAAGCACGAACCCTACGACATCCCGCGCGACGAAGTGGCGCTGACCCTGTCGGAAGCCTGCGTCGCCCGCGGCATTCCGCTGTTCGGCATCTGCCGCGGCCTTCAGGAAATGAACGTCGCTTTCGGCGGCTCGCTCCATCCCGAGATCAGGGAGTTGCCCGGCCGCATGAACCACCGCATGCTGCGGCTGGAGAACGGCGAAATTCATCCCGACCCCAAGGTGATCTTTGCCGACCGGCATGAGGTCAAGCTGCTCGCCGGGGGCGCCTTTGCCGAACTGCTCGGCTGCGACACCATTCGCGTCAACTCGCTGCATGGTCAGGGCATCCTCGATCCCGGCGCGCGGGTGGTCGTAGAGGGGATTGCGGAAGACGGCACCATCGAGGCCATTCGTATTGCGGACGCACCGTCGTTTGCGCTCGGCGTGCAATGGCATGCCGAATACGATCCGCATCGCAATCCGATCAACCGTGCGCTGTTCGAAGCGTTCGGCAAGGCGCTTCGCGAACACAAGCGCGTCGCGGCGTAGGCGAACTCCCTCCTAACTGCAAACATGCATCATCGCTCTCGCGGCATCGATTGCCCGAGCTTTGCATCAATCTGCCCTCTGAAACAGAGGGCGCAGGGAAAGCCGGATGCGAAAGCCGCACCCGCAGCCTCGCGTGGGATGAAAAAACCACACGAGCGTAGTCACCACAGGTTTGGCCGGTTCGATCCGGCTTTCCCCGCGCGATCGGTTTTAACGGCTTGCTTCGTGCTCTCCCTGGTGAACCGGGCTTTGTTGTCACCATCATCGGCGCGATCCGGAGGATCGTCGCCAACTTGGCACCAGCATCGGGGTGTCAGGACCACACGACTTCGCCGTCCGCCTCGATGCGTTCGTCTCGCGCATGTCAGCGTCCATCGCGGCCCGCACCCAACGTTCGTGACGATCGCGATACGCCCCTTGTGTCCAGGAAATCTGGCAGAACATGCGAACGGGCGGTTGGATCAAAACCGCCCGTTGCTGGAACTGAGCCCGTTACGCCCCAAAGGCGGCAAAACCTGTATCAGAGCGAGGGACAGCTCCGGTGTCTTCCTCAACCCGAACAGTTGCAAGGGCTTCGAGCCCGAACCGAGCAAGGAAGGGAGTGGATGATGGCACAAAATGATCTCGCTGTCGTGGGCATCGACGTCGCCAAAGACAAGGTGGACCTGTGCATTCGAGCATTGGCGTTGCGGCAGACCTGTCCGAACACCGCCCAAGGTCGCCGCAAACTGGTGGCCTGGCTTCGCAGGCACCAGGTAGGCAAGGCGGTGATGGAGGCGAGCGGCGGTTACGAGCGTGAATGGCGCAAGGTGCTGCACGATGCCGGCATCGAGGTACGGATCGTGGACCCAAAGCGGGTTCGTCACTTCGCTCAATCGGCCGGACGGCTTGCCAAGAGTGATACGATCGATGCTGAGATGATCGCCTGGTTTGCCGAGACGTTCGGCGAGACGCCGAGCCAGACACATGATGCTGCGCAAGAGGAACTGGCGGCCCTGGTGAAAGCACGCCTAGCGCTCGTTGAGTTGAAGATCCGATTGCAAAGCCAAAGCGCACATGCCTCGCCGGGGCCGGTTCAAAAAGCACAGGCCCGCGTCTTGAAGAGTCTGGCGACCGAAATTGAAAAGCTCGAGACTGCGATCGCAGCCAAGGTCAAGGCGACACCGCACCTTGCCGAGCGTGCCGAAATTATCGAGAGCGTGCCGGGCTTTGCCGAAACGACCTCCGCGATCCTCGTTGCAGGGATGCCAGAACTCGGGCAAGTGAACGATAAGATCGCCGCGGCTTTGGTAGGCATCGCTCCTTACGACGATGACAGTGGAAAGCGCCGGGGCGAGCGCCACATCAAGGGCGGCCGCCGCTGGATCCGCAACGCCATCTACATGCCTTGCCTCGGCGCTGCCACGCAGAACAATCCAGTCGCCAAGGCCTTCTATCGCCGCCTGATCGCCAAGGGAAAGGAGCCGAAGGTGGCCCTCGTGGCCTGCATGCGCAAGCTGATCTGCATTCTCAACGTCATGATCGCTCGCCACCAGAAATGGGACACCGCTCGTTACGCACCCGCCTGATCGAGCGAACCTTTATCGCGCCCAGGCCCTCGTCTATCTCGACACAGTTGCTCGTAGGGAGCGCGGGCCGGGGCGAGCTGATGCCAGTGATTTGCCCGACGGGGCAACAGAGGGGCCTGCGACCAATTGGCACGAAGGGCAAATCAAGGCCGTCCACACAAAAACGCGCTCGGGAAGGCTCTGAGGTGGTGCTTGCGAGGCGCTTGCATCCTAGGCGCTAAATGGCTTGCCCAACTTTGGCAGTGCCCAGAATCAAAGTATTTGCGACAATTGCAGCCGTCATGATAGTGGCGTCGCGGAAGAAGTGGTCCCCGATAGACATGGCGAAGTCTGCAAAGCTATTGGCAATCAAGAGAGGAAAGGTGCTCCTGGTCCGACGCAAACGCGACCGACTATGGATGTTTCCAGGTGGACGAAAGCGCGCACGCGAGAACGAGAAGGACTGCCTGCGAAGGGAGATCAGTGAGGAGCTTCCTAAACTCAAACTCGGGAAGCTCGCGCTTTGGGAAGAGGCCAAGGTCAAGAATCGTTTCTCCGGAAGGAGGATGAGCGATGCAATCTTCATTGCGAAGAAGGCGTCTGGCAATCTGACGATTGGCGACAAGAAAGAGATTGACAGAGCCGCATGGCGCAAACCTCGCGGGTTGCGGCTTACGCCAACGTCGCGTTACATCAGGGACAAAGTCTTTCCTAAGCGCAAGCGCGAATAGCGCACATCAGCGCCTAGATATATCCTCAACCGCATTCCAGATGACGGGCAACATCGTCCTCCGGCGCGTGCCGGAGCGGCTAACCTGCCGAGGCGGCATCTTTGTCATCGGTTGAGCTTTCGTCCGGCTCTACTACGCGGAGACGGCTCGGCTGCAAGGCACCTGCGCGCTCCAGTACCGGATAGGCGACCGAGCATATATGCGAGTGGATGCGTTTCAGGTCGCGCAGCACGTCGAGATGTAGTGAGCTCGATTCGATGCTCTCGGGACGACGCTCGCGCAGTCGCTCCAAGTGGCTTTCGGCGGCCGCCAGCTCTGCCGTGCGCAATGTCGCCTTCTCCGCGATCAACTGACGGGCGATCTTCACATCGCCGGACATGAAGACGCTGAACGCAAGCTTAAGATTGCCTATGACCTCCTGGTGGAAGGCCTCCAGCTCCGCGGCGCCCTGTTTGGAGAAGGCGAGCTTTCGTTTGATCTTCTTCTGGGCCAGTTCCATTAGATTCTTGTCGATGATATCGCCGATATGCTCCAGGTTGATGGAGAACGCGATGATCTCCATCGCGCGGTGACCGTCCCGTTCATCCAGGCTTTCGCGCGTGAGCCGCGTCACGTAGAGCTTCACGGCCTCGTCGAGTTTATCGACGGCGTTGTCCATCCGGCTGACCTCAGCAACGAGGCGGCGGTCATCGGTCATCAGGGCTGTCATGCCTTGAAGCAGCATGCTCTCGACGATGTCACCCAGATGAAGCACCTCGCGTTCTGCGCAGGCGAGCGCGACCGACGGCGTGCCGAGGGCCGCCTCATCAAGATAGAGAGGTGCCGTGGGATTGTTGGGTTTCGCGCGTTCAGGCAGGAACCGGGTCAAGAGCGAAGCCAGCCAAGCCAATGGGAGGATGAAGACGATTGCCAGCACGAGGTTAAATGCCGTGTGGAAGTCCGCGGTCATGCGCGATGCGTTCGGCTCGAACCGACTGAGCGCATCAGCGATTGGATGCAGGAACGGTAACGCCAGAGCGCACCCGACCATGCGATTGAGGAGGTTGCCGAGCGGCAAACGATAGCTGGCCGGGTTGCTGCTGTTACTACCTTCAATGACAGGGTTGATGGCGCTACCGAGATTTGCGCCAAGTGTCAGGGCGAGTGCTGCCACTGGCGTAATAAAGCCCGAGTAAGCCAGCGACATGATCAACAACACGACCGTGACGCTCGAATGGGCGACCCAGGTCAGCACGGCGGCCATCAATACGCAAAGGAAGGAATCACCGGTGATCGCGGCGAGGAGCGTGCGAACCGCCGGCGCTTCCTCCGCCGGCGCCAGCGTGTCGAGCAAGATGTGCAGCGACAAGAGCATCAACCCGATGCCGATCGCGACGCGGCCGAGATCGCGCGTGCGGGTCTGACCACCTCGCTTGAATGCGATAACCCCAACAAGGAACAGCAACGGTGCCACGGCCGTGACGTTGAAGGAGAGAGCTTGCACGATCAGTGTCGTGCCGACATTCGCGCCCAGCATGATGGCGAGCGCTGGAGCAAGATCGACGGCGCCGCCGGTGACGAACGAAGCGGTCATCAGCCCGGTCGCTGTGCTGCTTTGCAGGAGAGCCGTCACGATGATGCCGGCGAGGAAGGCCAGAAAGCGGTTGCGCAGCGCGGTCCCGAGGATGCGCCGCAAATCGGATCCGAAGGCTCGGACGATGCCACTATGGACCATGTGCAGCCCCCACAGCAGTAGCGCGACGCCGCCGAGGAGGTCGAGGAGGATCATGCTGCTCAACGTTTCCTCCTTTCGTCCCAAATCTCGGTATGGGAGCGGACTCGGTCTCTTCAACCGATTAAGGCCGTCTACCCATAAAATGATCATACCCGCCTGGTTCCGAAAAGCGACGCAAAAGCAGATATGAAAATATAGACGCGATGGGTCAATCGGTTGGGGGATTTCGCATTTGGCTCGTCATAGCCCGGGCTGTCCCAGCCATCCACGTCTTGGTTTTGCAAGGTAGGGAGACGTGGATGCGTTGGACAAGCCCGCGCATGACGAGGGGAGAGATCACGCAATGTGCGCGGCCCATTGGCCCAAAGCGGTAGTGCCCTGCCGCGCGAGGTTGGCTAACATGGCAGTCCATAACCAATAAAAACAGCGGCATGCCGTGGGGAGAGACGCTCATGGGTAAACGGCACTGGTCGCGGCGCGAGGTGCTTGGGGCTTCGGCCGGAGTTGCGGCTGGAATGGCTTTTGCCGAGCCTGCCAAAGCCGCGGCGGCTCCGTCTGCCGTCACGCCGGAGCTGATCGAGGCGGCGAAGAAGGAGGGCAAGGTCTCCTATTACGCAGCCATCCAGCTCGAAGTGGCCGAAAATCTGGGAAAGATGTTCGAGGCCAAATATCCGGGCATATCGGTGCGCGTTGAACGTTCCGGCGCCGAGCGGATTTTTCAGCGCATCGCCCAGGAGCAGGGCAGCGGAATCCACGCGGTCGATGTCGCCAATTCGACCGATGTTTCGCATTATCTCGAATGGAAGAAGAACGGCTGGCTGGCGTCATACCTTCCAGAAGAGGTCGCGAAGAATTTTCCGGCCGATCAAGTCGACGGCGAGGGGATGTATGCGACCGCGTGCGCCTGGCTGGAAGTGATCGGCTACAACACGAATTTGGTGAAGCCGGAGGATGCGCCGAAGAGCTATGCGGACCTGCTCGATCCGAAGTGGCAGGGCAAGATCGTCAAGGGTCATCCGAGTTACTCGGGCGCCATCCTGACCACGACCTTCGTGCTCTCGCGCGAGTTCGGCTGGTCGTATCTGGAAAAATTGGCCAAACAGAAGGTGATGCAGGTGCAATCGGCGGGCGATCCGCCGATCAAGATCATGCTCGGCGAGCGCGCGGTGATGGCTGACGGCAACGACTACAATCTCGTGCTGTTCAAGGACCAGGGCAAGCCGGTTGAAGTCGTGTATCCCGCCGAGGGCTCGCCCCTGATCATCGTGCCTTCAGGCGTATTCAAGGAGGCGCCCAATCCGAACGCGGCGCGGCTGTTCCAGAGCTTTTTCTTCAGCACTGAGGCCCAGCAGATGCTGGTCGATAAATTCGCCCATCGCTCTTTTCACGCCGAAGTGAAGCCGAGGGCAGGGCAGAAGCCGATGTCGGAAGTGAAGATGCTGAAATCCGATCCGGTCCAGGTGCAGGCGCAAAGCGAAGAGATCAAGGCGCGTTACGCCAAGCTGTTTCGGGTTTGAGCGCGTCGTAACTGCGGGCGCAGAGCTAGCGGTCAAGCGGTACGACACGTGGCAGCAAATGTCGTGTACACTTCCGTGATGTGAGATCCGTCGGAGAGGCGCCCATGAAGTCTGAAAGGGACGGTATCAACCCGGCAGTCAAGCCAAGTGGAACAGGTTGCGTTGATTGCATGGCTTCCGGGCGATGGTGGTTCCACCTTCGAAGATGCGCCGCATGCGGGTACATCGGCTGCTGTGATAGCTCACCAAATCAGCATGCATCGAAACACTATGCCGCTACGGGTCATCCGGTTATCACGAGCTTCGAGCCGGGCGAGCATTGGTTTTACGACTATCGTACAGAACAACCCTTTGCCGGCCCCAAGCTTCATCCCCCTCATGCGCATCCGCCGGAGCAGCCGGTGCCCGGACCGGCCGGAGCGGTGCCTTCGAATTGGCAAACGCTCATTCGGGGATGAACGCGCGTCAGGTATGGCTTTCCAGCTTCAGGTGGATGACTTTGTCGCTAGTCGTCGCGTGTCATGGCCAGCGCCAACGACCTGATCGCGGGCGCCGCCAGCACAACCACCGGCAACATGGCCGCCCAGGCAATCAACCAGGAAGTTGCCCAGTTCTGCAAAAAATTGCCGCGTGCCAGTGAAGGAAAACTGGCGATGCCGGCGGCAATCAGCGACGTCAGTCCGGACTGGATGACGCCGAAAACGAAATGGCTGTAGCGACGGGGAATGCGGAGCATGGGAGGGTCCTTGCTGATCTTTTGCAAGGCCGCTGCAAGGCGTGTGCCGAAGCTCGATGCAGCCTTCTGATCGGTGACTGGTGCTCGCAATGTATTGTGCGTCGCGGGACATTGCCATCAACATATTTTGTGCGTCGCGGCAGTGCGCGCCGATCAAATGATCTTGGTCACTCGCTCCGCGCCAGCCTCTTGTACTCAGCGAAGTCCAGTTGCTAAAGGGGACCGGCCGCTACGCAACGGCCAGGCAGCACGTCGCGCCGATGGGCCACGTGTCCGCAACGGGAAACGCAAAAGGAAAAACAAAATGCCCGCCTACAACATTCTCCTCCTCGGCGCGTCATATGGATCGCTGCTCGCCTCCAAACTGCTGTTCGGCGGCCATTCGATTCACCTCGTGTGCCTCCCGGCCGAAGCCGAATTGATCAATGCGGAAGGCTTCAAGGTCATTCTGCCCGTTCGTAACCGCAGGGATCCCGTGCTGCTGGAGTCCCGCAAGCTGCCGGGCAAGGTGACGGCGGGCCCCGCGACCGGCGTCGATCCCTCGAAATACGATTTGGTTGGGCTGTGCATGCAGGAGCCGCAATACCGGTCCGACGGCGTACGTCAGCTGCTGGATGCCGTCGGCAAGTCGGGTGTGCCCTGCATGTCGATCATGAACATGCCGCCGCTGCCCTATATCAAGCGGATTCCCGGTCTCGACTACAAGGCACTGGAGGCGGCCTACACCGACGCGCGTGTCTGGGACTCGGTCAGCCCGCACAAGATCACGCTGAACAGCCCCGATCCGCAAGCCATCCGTCCGCCGGACGGCAAGGCCAACGAGCTGCTGGTCACGCTGCCGACCAACTTCAAATGCGCGAAATTCGAGGACGACAAGGATACGCAGATCATTCGCAACCTCGAAAAGGACGTCGATGCCGCGCGCTTCAAGATCGCGGGCGACGAGATCGAACTGCCGGTCAAGTTGAAGGCCTATGACTCGATCTGGGTCCCGCTGGCGAAATGGTCGATGCTGCTGGCGGGCAACTATCGCTGCATCACCAAGGACGGCATGCGGACGGCGCAGGAAGCGGTGCATTCCAACATCGAGGAATCGCGTTCGGTCTACAACTTCGTGTTCGATCTGTGCGTGAAGTTGGGGGCCAATCCGGCCGATCTGGTTCCGTTCGAGAAATACGCTGCCGCCGCGCAAAGCCTGTCGCGTCCGGCTTCCGCTGCGCGCGCATTGCAGAACGGCGCGCCGAACATCGAACGCGCCGACAAGCTGGTGCAGCTCATTGCCCTTCAGAAGGGCTTGAGGCATCCGGCGATCGATGCCCAGGTGGCCCTCGTCGACGAGCGCCTCGCGGCCAACCGGAAAGCAGCGAAGGCCTGAAAAACGCGCTCGCCGATCGGACGGGTTAACCGTCATGGCCAAAGAAGAAGGGCCCCGCTGGATGCGGGGCCTTTCTTGTTGAGACTGGCGGACTAGTCGTTGTCCCAACGATGTTCGCGGATCACGACACTGCGGTCATAGTCGCGATCACGGTAGTCGCGCCGATAGAAGCCGTGCCGGAATTCGCGGTCACGCTCATGAAGGCGGAAGCGGGGGCCGTCATAGCGATCACCATAATATCCACGGTCGGCGCCGACGCCGACATAGATGTCCTGGGCATTCGCAAGCGTCGGAACACCAGCCGCAATCGCGGCCGCGGCCGCCAAAGCATAAACGAGCTTTCTCATCATTTTCTCCTCCGTTTAACGAGGAGACAACAAGCGCCGCTGCGCGAGGTTGCCGGAACTGGCGAGGAACTTTCTTGAACGCCTATTCACCATGCTGGCTTTGCTTTGAAAGCGGAGAGGCAGAAGCGTGAAATAGCGGGAACGATCGGCACCGAACCACGTTGGACGTGTTTCCGATTGGGAGCACTTCCATGCGCACGTTGACGGTCGCTCTTGGTTTGGCGGTATTACTCGGCGCAAACGGGAGCGCGCCGGCGCAGCATATAGGAACGAAGCAGGAGCAGAGCGCATGCTCGCGCGATGCATCGCGCTTCTGCCGCAAGGATCTCGGCGATGACAACGCCGTTCAGCAATGCCTTCAGGGCAAGCGCGCCAGTCTGAGTTCGTCGTGCAGGAAAGTCTTCGAAAGCCACGGAATGTGAACGCGCCGCGCCGCGGGAGCGCCGGCGGCTCAGAATCTTTGCGAAAATACACCAAAACTGAAAGAGAATGAGGCGGAAGGCGTCGCAAGCGTTAGCCCTTGACCTGACACGTGCCCCGCGGGAAAAATCGGCAAGGGGCAGGCTGCCGTTCAGAGGCTGGCATGAAACGTTTCGACGCGATTGTGATGTTCGTGAGCCTTTGGCTGCTCGCGTCGATGGTGGTTGACGTCCTGACGCCGCCAGAACTGACGGTCTACGCCATCGGCATGGCGCTGGCGCCGGCAACGCTGATATCAGCGCTGCTCTACTGGCTGGGCGTGCCGAGGATCGACTTTGCGGTATGCTTCTCGGTGCTTTGGATGGTCTCGGGGATGGTGCTTGAGCTGATCTCGCCGCAGCCGTTGTCGCCGTACATGATCATCGTTGTGGTGCTGCCAACGGTGGCCGTCGGGATCGTGATCAATTTCCAGCGCTGGCGGCGCGCGTTTGCAGCCGTCGTGCCGGAGACGAAGCCGACCGATCCGCGCGTTTCCTAAAAAAGTTTCGTGCCGGTCAAATAAAAAGGGGCGCTTGCGCGCCCCTTTTGTCTTGCGGGTTCGTCCGCGAGCTTTACTGCGAGTAATACATGTCGAATTCGACCGGGTGCGGGGTCATTTCGAAACGCTCGACCTCGGTCATCTTCAGCGCGATATAGGCGTCGATGAAATCGTCATCGAACACGCCCCCGTTCTTGAGGAACGCGCGACCCTTGTCGAGATTTTCCAGCGCCTCGCGCAACGAGCCGCACACCGTCGGAATCGCCTTCAGCTCTTCCTTCGGCAGATCGTAGAGGTCCTTGTCCATCGCCGGACCCGGATCGATCTTGTTCTTGATGCCGTCGAGGCCCGCCATCAGCATCGCGGCAAAGCCGAGATACGGATTGGCCATCGGATCGGGGAAGCGCACCTCGACGCGCTTGGCCTTCGGGTTCGACGTATAGGGGATGCGGCAGGAGGCCGAGCGGTTGCGCGCGGAGTAGGCGAGCAGCACGGGCGCTTCATAGCCCGGCACCAGGCGCTTGTAGGAGTTGGTCGACGGGTTGGTGAAGGCGTTGATCGCCTTCGCATGCTTGATGATGCCGCCGATATAGTGGAGGCAGGTCTCGGAGAGGTCGGCGTACTTGTTGCCGGCGAAGACGGGCTTGCCGTCCTTCCAGATCGACTGGTGGACGTGCATGCCCGAACCATTGTCTCCGTAGATCGGTTTCGGCATGAAGGTGGCGGTCTTGCCATAGATGTGCGCGACCTGGTGAATGCAGTATTTGTAGACCTGCATCTGGTCGGCCATCAGCGTCAGCGTGTCGAATTTCATGCCGAGCTCGTGCTGGGCGGAAGCGACTTCGTGATGATGCTTCTCGACCTTGACGCCCATCTTGGCCATCGCGCCGAGCATTTCCGAGCGCATGTCCTGCACCGAGTCCTGCGGCGGAACGGGGAAGTAGCCGGCCTTGGTGCGGATGCGGTGGCCGAGATTGCCGCCTTCATATTCGGTGTCGGAGTTGGTCGGGAATTCCGAGGAGTCGAGCTTGAAGCCGGTGTTGTAGGGCAGCGCGGAGAAGCGGACGTCGTCGAACACGAAGAACTCGGCCTCGGGGCCGACGAACACGGTGTCGCCAACGCCCATCGACTTGACCATGGCTTCCGCCTTCTTGGCGATGCCGCGGGGATCGCGGTTGTAGGGCTCGCCCGTGGTCGGCTCCAGCACGTCGCAGGTGATGACCATCGTGGTCTCCGCGAAGAACGGATCGATCGTGGCGGTGACCGGATCGGGCATCAGGCACATGTCGGATTCATTGATCGCCTTCCAGCCGGCGATCGAGGAGCCGTCGAACATCTGGCCCTCGGTAAAGGTGTCCTCTTCGATCATTGTGATGTCGAAGGTAACGTGCTGCCACTTGCCGCGCGGGTCGGTAAAGCGCAGGTCCACGTATTTGACGTCGTTGTCCTTGATCGACTTGAGGACGTCCTTGGCGGTCTTCATGAATCCCCCTTTGACTGGTGTTGGTTTGGGGCCGCAGGAAGCGCAGCGCCCGGCAATAAGGTCAATACAGTCGGGGGATGCTCAAGACAATATCAGACTGGCAGGATAACTGCCGCTAGAAGCGGCATCCAGCCGAAGGGTCGTCTTGTAGAATTCGCCTCTCCAGGCGAAGGATATTTAGATCGCGTCGAGCCCGGATTCGCCGGTCCGGATGCGGATGGCCTCCTCGATATTGGACACGAAAATCTTGCCGTCGCCGATCCGCCCGGTCTGCGCGGCGCGCCGGATCGCATCGATGGCGCGCTCGACGAGCTCGTCGGAAATGACGATCTCGATCTTCACCTTGGGCAGGAAGTCGACGATGTACTCCGCGCCCCGGTACAGCTCGGCATGGCCCTTTTGACGCCCGAAACCCTTGGCTTCGGTGACCGTGATACCCTGGAGTCCAACTTCCTGGAGCGCTTCTTTAACCTCGTCCAGCTTGAACGGCTTGATGATGGCTTCGATTTTCTTCACAGGTTGCCTCCCGGCACTTTCATGGTCTCAAGGACGTTCAGGTTTGTTGTCGCGGATTGCGCGAAATGAGTGGATCTCGTGGCCGAATGCGGGCTTGGTAGTTGCCTGCCTAGGCCGTCGATCTGAAACTGACCCCACGAAAGCAGGGTCTATGCCAGATCGTTAAGACGCTAGATTTTTTAATTTTATCAGCTCTTTAGTGGGCGCCGAACGGCCGCCGGCGAGATTCGTCCAATCATAGGGCAGATGTAAAAATAGGCAAATAGGTCAAACGATGTGCATACGGTCATGGGTGGCCGCGCGCGAAATGCCTTCGGAAGAGGCGTTTCTGTCAGGGGATTGGGCATGGAAGTTCTGACGACCACCGAGATGGAGCGCGCCGACCGGCTCGCGATCGCGGCGGGCACGCCGGGGTTCTCGCTGATGCTGAGTGCGGGACAGGCGGTCGCATCGGTGGCGATGGACCTCGTCGAGGAGGGGCCGATCCTGGTGATCGCCGGGCCCGGCAATAACGGCGGCGACGGCTTTGTCGCGGCGGCCGAGCTTGCCGCGCGCGGCCGGGATGTTTCCGTCATTCTGTTGTGCGAGCGCGACAGCTTGCAGCGCGATGCGGCGTCGGCCGCTCGAGGCTGGAAATATCCGGTGCTGCCGTTCAACCCCCAGGCCATCGGCAAGCCGGCGCTGATCATCGACGCGCTGTTTGGCGCCGGTCTTGACCGCCCGGTGAAGGGCGAACCGCTCGACATGATCGAGGCGATCAATGCCAACGGCGCGCCAGTGCTGGCCGTCGATCTGCCGAGCGGCATCAACGGCACGACGGGCGCCGTCATGGGCACGGCGGTAAAGGCGCTGGAAACCGTCACCTTCTTTCGCCGCAAGCCCGCGCATCTGTTGTTGCCGGGACGCCGGCATTGCG comes from the Bradyrhizobium erythrophlei genome and includes:
- a CDS encoding NUDIX hydrolase; amino-acid sequence: MAKSAKLLAIKRGKVLLVRRKRDRLWMFPGGRKRARENEKDCLRREISEELPKLKLGKLALWEEAKVKNRFSGRRMSDAIFIAKKASGNLTIGDKKEIDRAAWRKPRGLRLTPTSRYIRDKVFPKRKRE
- a CDS encoding gamma-glutamyl-gamma-aminobutyrate hydrolase family protein, which gives rise to MKKPVVGVIGNAHRLEGRFDVQAVGVRNLRAIAQVAGALPLIFAGCPEITDVPALLDVVDGIVLTGARANVHPTRFKTEPHIKHEPYDIPRDEVALTLSEACVARGIPLFGICRGLQEMNVAFGGSLHPEIRELPGRMNHRMLRLENGEIHPDPKVIFADRHEVKLLAGGAFAELLGCDTIRVNSLHGQGILDPGARVVVEGIAEDGTIEAIRIADAPSFALGVQWHAEYDPHRNPINRALFEAFGKALREHKRVAA
- a CDS encoding DUF2798 domain-containing protein, translating into MLRIPRRYSHFVFGVIQSGLTSLIAAGIASFPSLARGNFLQNWATSWLIAWAAMLPVVVLAAPAIRSLALAMTRDD
- a CDS encoding UBP-type zinc finger domain-containing protein, yielding MASGRWWFHLRRCAACGYIGCCDSSPNQHASKHYAATGHPVITSFEPGEHWFYDYRTEQPFAGPKLHPPHAHPPEQPVPGPAGAVPSNWQTLIRG
- a CDS encoding IS110 family transposase — encoded protein: MMAQNDLAVVGIDVAKDKVDLCIRALALRQTCPNTAQGRRKLVAWLRRHQVGKAVMEASGGYEREWRKVLHDAGIEVRIVDPKRVRHFAQSAGRLAKSDTIDAEMIAWFAETFGETPSQTHDAAQEELAALVKARLALVELKIRLQSQSAHASPGPVQKAQARVLKSLATEIEKLETAIAAKVKATPHLAERAEIIESVPGFAETTSAILVAGMPELGQVNDKIAAALVGIAPYDDDSGKRRGERHIKGGRRWIRNAIYMPCLGAATQNNPVAKAFYRRLIAKGKEPKVALVACMRKLICILNVMIARHQKWDTARYAPA
- a CDS encoding Na/Pi cotransporter family protein, with the protein product MILLDLLGGVALLLWGLHMVHSGIVRAFGSDLRRILGTALRNRFLAFLAGIIVTALLQSSTATGLMTASFVTGGAVDLAPALAIMLGANVGTTLIVQALSFNVTAVAPLLFLVGVIAFKRGGQTRTRDLGRVAIGIGLMLLSLHILLDTLAPAEEAPAVRTLLAAITGDSFLCVLMAAVLTWVAHSSVTVVLLIMSLAYSGFITPVAALALTLGANLGSAINPVIEGSNSSNPASYRLPLGNLLNRMVGCALALPFLHPIADALSRFEPNASRMTADFHTAFNLVLAIVFILPLAWLASLLTRFLPERAKPNNPTAPLYLDEAALGTPSVALACAEREVLHLGDIVESMLLQGMTALMTDDRRLVAEVSRMDNAVDKLDEAVKLYVTRLTRESLDERDGHRAMEIIAFSINLEHIGDIIDKNLMELAQKKIKRKLAFSKQGAAELEAFHQEVIGNLKLAFSVFMSGDVKIARQLIAEKATLRTAELAAAESHLERLRERRPESIESSSLHLDVLRDLKRIHSHICSVAYPVLERAGALQPSRLRVVEPDESSTDDKDAASAG
- a CDS encoding extracellular solute-binding protein, producing the protein MGKRHWSRREVLGASAGVAAGMAFAEPAKAAAAPSAVTPELIEAAKKEGKVSYYAAIQLEVAENLGKMFEAKYPGISVRVERSGAERIFQRIAQEQGSGIHAVDVANSTDVSHYLEWKKNGWLASYLPEEVAKNFPADQVDGEGMYATACAWLEVIGYNTNLVKPEDAPKSYADLLDPKWQGKIVKGHPSYSGAILTTTFVLSREFGWSYLEKLAKQKVMQVQSAGDPPIKIMLGERAVMADGNDYNLVLFKDQGKPVEVVYPAEGSPLIIVPSGVFKEAPNPNAARLFQSFFFSTEAQQMLVDKFAHRSFHAEVKPRAGQKPMSEVKMLKSDPVQVQAQSEEIKARYAKLFRV
- the glnA gene encoding type I glutamate--ammonia ligase — its product is MKTAKDVLKSIKDNDVKYVDLRFTDPRGKWQHVTFDITMIEEDTFTEGQMFDGSSIAGWKAINESDMCLMPDPVTATIDPFFAETTMVITCDVLEPTTGEPYNRDPRGIAKKAEAMVKSMGVGDTVFVGPEAEFFVFDDVRFSALPYNTGFKLDSSEFPTNSDTEYEGGNLGHRIRTKAGYFPVPPQDSVQDMRSEMLGAMAKMGVKVEKHHHEVASAQHELGMKFDTLTLMADQMQVYKYCIHQVAHIYGKTATFMPKPIYGDNGSGMHVHQSIWKDGKPVFAGNKYADLSETCLHYIGGIIKHAKAINAFTNPSTNSYKRLVPGYEAPVLLAYSARNRSASCRIPYTSNPKAKRVEVRFPDPMANPYLGFAAMLMAGLDGIKNKIDPGPAMDKDLYDLPKEELKAIPTVCGSLREALENLDKGRAFLKNGGVFDDDFIDAYIALKMTEVERFEMTPHPVEFDMYYSQ